From a single Phocoena sinus isolate mPhoSin1 chromosome 1, mPhoSin1.pri, whole genome shotgun sequence genomic region:
- the LOC116759144 gene encoding bolA-like protein 3 has translation MAARSQAATAPLLSRTRRLPLLHCAQRMFASQTEGELKVTQILKEKFPQATAIKVTDISGGCGAMYEIQIELEELKEKRTVQQHQMVNQALKEEIKGTHGLQIFTCPQTLTMPWLCRCCC, from the exons ATGGCAGCGCGGAGCCAGGCCGCAACAGCGCCTCTGCTCAGCAGAACCCGCCGCCTTCCTCTTCTCCACTGTGCTCAGCGCATGTTTGCCTCGCAGACTGAGGGGGAGCTCAAAGTGACCCAAATTCTCAAAGAAAAGTTTCCTCAAGCTACAGCTATCAAAGTCACTGACATTTCAGGAGGCTGTGGGGCAAtgtatgaaattcaaattgaattgGAAGAACTTAAGGAGAAGAGAACGGTCCAACAGCATCAGATGGTAAATCAGgcattaaaagaagaaatcaaag gtacacacGGATTGCAGATATTTACCTGTCCCCAGACATTGACCATGCCCTGGCTGTGTAGATGTTGCTGCTAA